A genomic window from Massilia sp. METH4 includes:
- a CDS encoding MarR family transcriptional regulator, whose product MDTKNSSTIAPHVPQLEQQLCFALYSSSLAMNKLYRKLLRKLDLTYSQYLVMMVLWERNEQTVSELGEKLFLDSATLTPLLKRMEQAELITRTRCANDERQVIIALTPKGDALREQAKEIPGCVLAASHCSLEEVQDLKRRLDTLRGSLTDAS is encoded by the coding sequence ATGGACACCAAGAATTCCTCCACCATTGCCCCGCATGTGCCGCAGCTCGAGCAGCAGCTGTGCTTTGCGCTTTACTCCAGCTCGCTGGCCATGAACAAGCTCTACCGCAAGCTGTTGCGCAAGCTCGACCTTACTTATTCGCAGTACCTCGTGATGATGGTGCTGTGGGAGCGTAACGAGCAGACCGTGAGCGAGCTGGGCGAAAAGCTGTTCCTCGACTCGGCCACGCTGACGCCTCTGCTGAAGCGCATGGAGCAGGCCGAGCTGATCACGCGCACGCGCTGCGCCAACGACGAGCGGCAGGTCATCATCGCGCTCACGCCCAAGGGCGACGCGCTGCGCGAGCAGGCCAAGGAAATCCCCGGCTGCGTGCTGGCCGCGAGCCACTGCAGCCTGGAGGAAGTGCAGGACTTGAAACGCCGCCTCGACACGCTGCGCGGCAGCCTGACGGACGCCAGCTGA
- a CDS encoding M1 family metallopeptidase — MKRLPITIAASLTALGLAASAIAADPPAARFDDKFRQLDELLPTATQYRTASGAPGHQYWQQRADYTIRATLDEANRSISGTEQITYHNNSPDTLTYLWLQLDQNIYQPGSDARRVQTAPSREAWMKPQGEEGGAKFEGLRSVLTGREFDGGFKLSNIRTAGGAPLRHVVNGTMMRIDLPSPLKPGDKVTFGIDWSYKINEQKVLGGRAGYEYFEEDKNALFEIAQWFPRMAAYYDVAGWQHKQFLGSGEFTLEFGDYDVKLTVPADHIVASTGELQNPGDVLTAAQRDRLARARTSDKPVVIVTQAEAESAEKNASKATKTWHFKAKNVRDFAWASSRKFIWDAQGYRKDGTNVMAMSYYPKEGNPLWERYSTASIIHTIEQYNKYSFDYPYPTAISVNGPVGGMEYPMISFNGPRPTKDKKTGELTYSKRTKYGLIAVIIHEVGHNYFPMIVNSDERQWTWMDEGLNSFVEYLAVQAWEKDFPIGRGDPRDITAYMRSANQVPIMTNSESLLQFGNNAYAKPATALNILRETILGRELFDHAFREYARRWKFKRPTPADFFRTMEDASGTDLDWFWRGWFYTTDAVDISLDNITEFNIDTKDPEIEKAWQRARKAEEPVSVTDQRNEGMARRVDRHPELKDFYNEHDDFTVTNADRNKYREALAELEPWQKDLLKQGKYIYLVDFTNKGGLVMPLILEITLKSGKKYIERVPAEVWRYSPKKVTKLLVTDEPMTALTHDPFWETADIDTSNNAWPRKATPSRLELFKMERKPNDMMKDFNAPLKGDEAANNGANAGAKADARPADAGTPANGAAAKQQAETQQLAPAAPQAPAALPAPAAPAEPKR; from the coding sequence ATGAAGCGCCTGCCTATCACCATCGCCGCCAGCCTGACCGCACTCGGCCTGGCTGCCTCCGCCATTGCCGCCGATCCGCCGGCCGCCAGGTTCGACGACAAGTTCCGCCAGCTCGACGAGCTGCTGCCCACCGCTACCCAATACCGTACTGCCTCGGGCGCGCCGGGGCACCAGTACTGGCAACAGCGTGCGGACTACACGATCCGCGCCACACTGGACGAAGCCAACCGCAGCATCAGCGGCACGGAACAGATCACGTACCACAACAACTCCCCCGATACCCTCACCTACCTGTGGCTCCAGCTGGACCAGAACATCTACCAGCCCGGTTCGGACGCGCGCCGCGTGCAGACCGCGCCGTCGCGCGAAGCATGGATGAAGCCGCAGGGCGAGGAAGGCGGCGCCAAGTTCGAAGGCTTGCGCAGCGTGCTGACGGGCCGCGAATTCGACGGCGGCTTCAAGCTCTCCAATATCCGCACCGCCGGCGGCGCGCCGCTGCGCCACGTGGTCAACGGCACGATGATGCGCATCGACCTGCCCTCGCCATTGAAGCCGGGCGACAAGGTCACGTTCGGCATCGACTGGTCGTACAAGATCAATGAGCAGAAAGTGCTGGGCGGCCGCGCCGGCTATGAGTACTTCGAGGAAGACAAGAACGCCCTGTTCGAGATCGCGCAGTGGTTCCCGCGCATGGCTGCCTACTACGACGTGGCCGGCTGGCAGCACAAGCAATTCCTCGGCTCGGGCGAATTCACGCTGGAATTCGGCGACTACGATGTGAAGCTCACGGTGCCGGCCGACCACATCGTGGCCTCGACCGGTGAGCTGCAAAACCCGGGCGACGTGCTGACGGCGGCGCAGCGCGACCGCCTGGCCAGGGCCCGCACTTCGGATAAGCCGGTCGTGATCGTCACGCAGGCCGAGGCTGAAAGCGCCGAGAAAAACGCCAGCAAGGCCACCAAGACGTGGCATTTCAAGGCGAAGAACGTGCGCGACTTCGCGTGGGCCTCGTCCCGCAAGTTCATCTGGGATGCCCAGGGCTACCGGAAGGATGGCACGAACGTGATGGCCATGTCCTACTACCCGAAGGAAGGCAATCCGCTGTGGGAACGCTACTCGACGGCGTCGATCATCCACACGATCGAGCAGTACAACAAGTACAGCTTCGACTACCCCTACCCGACCGCCATTTCCGTGAACGGCCCGGTGGGCGGCATGGAATACCCGATGATCTCCTTCAACGGGCCGCGCCCGACGAAGGACAAGAAGACCGGCGAGCTGACCTACTCGAAGCGCACCAAGTATGGCCTGATCGCCGTGATCATCCACGAGGTTGGCCACAACTACTTCCCGATGATCGTCAATTCCGACGAGCGCCAGTGGACCTGGATGGATGAAGGCTTGAACAGCTTCGTCGAATACCTTGCCGTGCAAGCCTGGGAAAAGGACTTCCCGATCGGCCGCGGCGACCCGCGCGACATCACCGCCTACATGCGCTCGGCCAACCAGGTGCCGATCATGACAAACTCCGAGTCGCTGCTTCAGTTCGGCAACAACGCGTATGCGAAGCCGGCCACGGCGCTGAACATCCTGCGCGAGACGATCCTGGGCCGCGAACTGTTCGACCACGCGTTCCGCGAATACGCGCGCCGCTGGAAGTTCAAGCGCCCCACCCCGGCCGACTTCTTCCGCACGATGGAAGACGCTTCCGGCACGGACCTCGACTGGTTCTGGCGCGGCTGGTTCTACACCACCGACGCGGTGGACATCAGCCTGGACAACATCACCGAGTTCAATATCGACACGAAGGACCCGGAGATCGAAAAGGCCTGGCAGCGCGCCCGCAAGGCGGAGGAACCCGTGTCCGTCACGGACCAGCGCAACGAAGGCATGGCACGCCGTGTCGACCGGCACCCGGAACTGAAGGACTTCTATAACGAGCACGACGACTTCACCGTCACCAACGCGGACCGCAACAAGTACCGCGAAGCGCTGGCCGAGCTGGAGCCGTGGCAGAAGGACCTGCTCAAGCAGGGCAAGTACATCTACCTGGTCGACTTTACCAACAAGGGTGGCCTGGTGATGCCGCTGATCCTGGAAATCACGCTCAAGTCGGGCAAGAAATATATCGAGCGCGTGCCGGCCGAGGTGTGGCGCTACTCGCCGAAGAAGGTCACCAAGCTGCTCGTGACGGACGAGCCGATGACGGCCCTGACGCACGACCCGTTCTGGGAAACGGCCGACATCGACACCAGCAACAATGCCTGGCCGCGCAAGGCCACGCCTTCGCGCCTGGAATTGTTCAAGATGGAACGCAAGCCGAACGACATGATGAAGGACTTCAACGCGCCGTTGAAGGGTGACGAGGCGGCCAACAATGGTGCAAACGCGGGCGCGAAGGCCGATGCCAGGCCGGCTGATGCCGGTACCCCGGCCAACGGCGCCGCGGCCAAGCAGCAGGCGGAGACGCAACAGCTCGCCCCAGCCGCACCGCAAGCTCCCGCCGCCCTGCCGGCCCCGGCGGCCCCGGCGGAGCCGAAGCGCTGA
- a CDS encoding DUF6702 family protein produces MLRWLHRVALSAALLCGAATAHNYHMGLADIGYNAATGNTEIVHTYTAHDVEALLANLYGRQFDLGAEEDQEALRRYLDKRFVLTVDGRALPLQWVGVKASADTVTVFQEVPGTALPAGAVLKNGVLTDFLAAQINTVNVGGSAGRAAATLTFTASQAEQRLP; encoded by the coding sequence ATGTTGCGCTGGCTGCACCGGGTGGCCTTGTCGGCGGCGCTGCTGTGCGGCGCCGCCACGGCCCACAATTACCACATGGGCCTGGCCGACATCGGCTACAACGCCGCCACCGGCAACACGGAAATCGTGCACACGTACACCGCGCACGACGTGGAAGCGCTGCTCGCGAACCTGTATGGCCGCCAGTTCGACCTGGGTGCCGAGGAAGACCAGGAAGCGCTGCGGCGCTACCTGGACAAGCGCTTCGTGCTGACCGTGGACGGCCGTGCCCTGCCGTTGCAATGGGTGGGCGTGAAGGCCAGTGCGGACACCGTGACCGTGTTCCAGGAAGTGCCCGGCACCGCGCTGCCCGCCGGCGCAGTACTGAAGAATGGCGTGCTGACGGACTTCCTGGCCGCGCAGATCAATACCGTCAATGTCGGCGGCAGCGCCGGGCGGGCGGCGGCCACGCTGACCTTTACCGCCTCGCAAGCGGAGCAGCGGCTGCCTTGA
- a CDS encoding TonB-dependent receptor, translating into MNKTTLAPLLATLSLAAHADDPFLPRVTIDASRISQLGIADSATEGTVTGRQLAARTTYRPGELLEAVPGLVVSQHSGEGKANQFYLRGFNLDHGTDLRTTVDGMPVNQRSHAHGQGWTDLNFVIPELAARLDYRKGPYSAQAGDFASAGSTDIAYASRLTRGIANIAVGQHGYGRALVAASPELGAGSLLYALETMHNDGPFTRGDNYRKVNGVLRYSQGYANNGFHVTAMAYRAKWHATDQIPQRAVDTGALGRFDAIDPTDGGSAHRYSLSGAWARTTESGAARVSAYAIANRLALFSNFTYFMDDPVNGDQFAQPDRRVTTGVDASYTWHTHDANGVSASATTVGATAQNDNIHNGLQRTKARQVIGTTRQDHIVETSGAVFIENQTRWMPALRSVAGLRADHYRFDVAGDRAANTGTANDTMLSPSVSLVFGPWARTEFYVNAGTGFHSNDARGTVIAVDPKTNEAVDRVTPLARTRGLDLGVRSEWLRGLQTSLSLYRLDMDSELVFVGDAGTTEAGRPSRRHGVEFSSYYKPFKWLALDADLAYARGRYRDADPAGDRIPGAVEGVAQLAATFTPEGPWSGALRLRWFGPRPLVEDDSIRSDATLTLNGRLAFQVDRRLHVELEAFNLTDRRDAAITYYYASRLKGEAAPVDDYHFHPIESRSLRLSLNYTF; encoded by the coding sequence ATGAACAAAACCACCCTCGCCCCCCTCCTCGCTACCCTCTCCCTCGCCGCCCACGCGGACGACCCCTTCCTTCCCCGCGTCACGATCGACGCCTCCCGCATCAGCCAGCTCGGCATCGCCGACTCGGCCACGGAAGGCACCGTGACGGGCCGCCAGCTGGCAGCGCGCACCACGTACCGCCCCGGCGAGCTGCTGGAAGCCGTGCCGGGGCTCGTCGTGAGCCAGCACAGCGGCGAGGGCAAGGCCAACCAGTTCTACCTGCGGGGCTTCAACCTGGACCACGGCACCGACCTGCGCACGACGGTCGACGGCATGCCCGTCAACCAGCGCAGCCATGCGCACGGCCAGGGCTGGACGGACCTGAACTTCGTGATTCCCGAGCTGGCCGCCCGGCTCGACTACCGCAAGGGACCATACTCGGCGCAGGCCGGCGACTTCGCTTCGGCGGGCAGCACCGACATCGCCTACGCCAGCCGCCTCACGCGCGGCATCGCCAACATCGCCGTGGGCCAGCATGGCTACGGCCGCGCCCTGGTCGCCGCTTCACCGGAACTGGGCGCGGGCAGCCTGCTGTATGCGCTGGAGACGATGCACAACGACGGCCCGTTCACGCGCGGCGACAACTACCGCAAGGTGAATGGCGTGCTGCGCTACAGCCAGGGGTATGCGAACAACGGCTTCCATGTGACGGCGATGGCTTACCGGGCCAAATGGCATGCCACCGACCAGATCCCGCAGCGCGCGGTGGACACGGGCGCCCTGGGCCGCTTCGACGCCATCGACCCGACCGATGGCGGCAGCGCGCACCGCTACAGCCTGTCCGGCGCCTGGGCCCGCACGACCGAGAGTGGCGCGGCGCGCGTTTCCGCCTACGCGATCGCCAACCGGCTGGCGCTGTTCTCGAACTTCACTTACTTCATGGACGATCCCGTGAACGGCGACCAGTTCGCGCAGCCGGACCGGCGCGTGACGACCGGTGTCGACGCCAGCTACACCTGGCACACGCACGATGCCAACGGCGTGTCCGCCTCCGCCACCACCGTGGGCGCGACGGCGCAGAACGACAATATCCACAACGGCCTGCAGCGCACCAAGGCGCGCCAGGTGATCGGCACCACGCGCCAGGACCATATCGTGGAAACGAGCGGCGCCGTGTTCATCGAGAACCAGACGCGCTGGATGCCAGCCTTGCGCAGCGTGGCCGGCCTGCGTGCCGACCACTACCGCTTCGACGTGGCCGGCGACCGCGCGGCCAATACCGGCACGGCGAACGACACGATGCTGTCGCCATCGGTCAGCCTGGTCTTCGGGCCGTGGGCGCGCACCGAGTTCTACGTCAACGCGGGCACGGGCTTCCACAGCAACGATGCGCGCGGCACCGTGATCGCCGTCGACCCGAAGACGAACGAGGCGGTCGACCGGGTGACGCCGCTCGCGCGCACGCGCGGCCTGGACCTGGGCGTGCGCAGCGAATGGCTGCGGGGCCTGCAGACGTCGCTGTCGCTGTACCGGCTCGACATGGATTCCGAACTGGTCTTCGTCGGCGATGCGGGCACCACCGAGGCGGGCCGCCCGAGCCGCCGCCACGGCGTCGAATTTTCCAGTTACTACAAGCCGTTCAAGTGGCTGGCGCTGGACGCCGACCTGGCTTATGCGCGCGGCCGCTACCGCGATGCCGATCCGGCCGGTGACCGCATACCCGGCGCCGTGGAAGGCGTGGCGCAACTGGCCGCCACCTTCACGCCGGAAGGCCCGTGGTCCGGCGCGCTGCGGCTGCGCTGGTTCGGCCCGCGCCCGCTGGTGGAAGACGATTCGATCCGCTCCGACGCGACGCTGACCCTGAACGGCCGGCTTGCCTTCCAGGTCGACCGCCGGCTGCACGTGGAACTCGAAGCATTCAACCTGACCGACCGGCGCGACGCGGCGATCACCTATTACTATGCTTCGCGGCTGAAGGGCGAGGCGGCGCCGGTGGACGATTATCACTTCCACCCGATCGAATCGCGCTCGCTGCGGCTGTCGCTCAACTACACGTTCTGA
- a CDS encoding 2OG-Fe dioxygenase family protein, whose translation MTPQFTPIEQVKEALRTQGWALLAPPDVAALSGTPLAQLDALAPSWDSLELDNYLKDGGRYRRRRHSCFVQRDAELAQTAHRAHWQSVEYNALHGGMHRMFEPVLPETVAAPGWQGLLTALGRLFTAVRGEPAWYVEAHQFRIDTADGIGRPTPEGAHRDGVDFVAVILVGRHGIKGGETRIFEAEGPNGKRFTMTEPWTMLLLDDATVIHESTPIQPLGEHGHRDTLVITYRAGGFQGGT comes from the coding sequence ATGACGCCCCAGTTCACTCCCATCGAACAAGTCAAAGAGGCGCTGCGCACGCAAGGCTGGGCGCTGCTGGCGCCGCCGGACGTGGCGGCGCTGTCCGGCACGCCGCTGGCGCAGCTCGACGCGCTGGCGCCGAGCTGGGACAGCCTGGAACTGGACAATTACCTGAAGGATGGCGGCCGCTACCGCCGCCGCCGCCATTCCTGCTTCGTGCAGCGTGACGCCGAACTGGCGCAGACGGCCCACCGCGCCCACTGGCAGAGTGTGGAGTACAACGCGCTGCACGGGGGCATGCACCGCATGTTCGAACCCGTGCTGCCCGAAACGGTGGCCGCGCCGGGCTGGCAAGGCTTGCTGACGGCGCTGGGCCGGCTGTTCACCGCCGTGCGCGGCGAACCGGCGTGGTATGTGGAAGCCCATCAGTTCCGCATCGACACGGCCGACGGCATCGGCCGCCCCACGCCGGAAGGCGCGCACCGCGACGGCGTCGACTTCGTTGCCGTCATCCTGGTCGGCCGGCATGGCATCAAGGGCGGCGAGACGCGCATCTTCGAGGCCGAGGGCCCGAACGGCAAGCGCTTCACGATGACCGAACCGTGGACGATGCTGCTGCTGGACGATGCGACCGTGATCCACGAATCGACGCCGATCCAGCCGCTGGGCGAACATGGGCACCGCGACACGCTGGTGATCACGTACCGGGCCGGCGGCTTCCAGGGCGGTACATAG
- a CDS encoding response regulator, giving the protein MDSTYEIEPDEIEILIVEDSPTQAERLRRLIQSVRYKARVAGNGRLALEAIQARKPHLVLSDIVMPEMDGYELCRAIKADSAMRDIPVILVTSLNDPKDIIRGIECGADNFIRKPYAEDYLLNRIGHMLVNQKLRKDQNMEVGIALYLGEQKHFINAERQQILDLLISTYEQAVQVNSELQARERQVIELNMRLAHHAGQLETINREIALKNVELGEASRMKSAFIANMSHELRTPLNAIIGFTGALLMKLPGPLTEEQEKQLNTIRGSARHLLSLINDILDVAKIEAGKVTLSIERVQCQDVVREVAETLRPLASQKGLALEVVLDEQPIALDTDRRALKQILINLANNAIKFTEKGTVRVELGRRPLDDGTSATEFSVSDTGAGIREEDQAKLFQAFSQLDSTSTRHAEGAGLGLYLCQNLANVLGGSLFFTSEFGKGSKFTLQLKRTNQAALATPK; this is encoded by the coding sequence GTGGATTCCACCTACGAAATCGAACCGGATGAAATCGAGATACTGATCGTCGAGGACAGCCCGACGCAGGCCGAGCGGCTGCGGCGGCTGATCCAGTCCGTGCGCTACAAGGCGCGCGTGGCGGGCAACGGCCGGCTGGCGCTGGAAGCGATCCAGGCGCGCAAGCCGCACCTCGTGCTGTCGGACATCGTGATGCCCGAGATGGATGGCTATGAGCTGTGCCGCGCAATCAAGGCCGATTCGGCGATGCGCGACATTCCCGTCATCCTCGTCACGTCGCTCAACGATCCGAAGGACATCATCCGCGGCATCGAGTGCGGCGCCGACAATTTCATCCGCAAGCCGTACGCGGAAGATTACCTGCTCAACCGCATCGGCCACATGCTGGTCAACCAGAAGCTGCGCAAGGACCAGAACATGGAGGTGGGCATCGCCCTCTACCTGGGCGAGCAGAAGCACTTCATCAATGCCGAGCGCCAGCAGATCCTCGACCTCCTGATTTCCACCTACGAACAGGCGGTGCAGGTCAACAGCGAATTGCAGGCGCGCGAGCGCCAGGTCATCGAACTGAACATGCGCCTGGCGCACCACGCGGGGCAGCTGGAAACGATCAACCGCGAGATTGCGCTGAAGAACGTGGAACTGGGCGAGGCGAGCAGGATGAAATCGGCCTTCATCGCCAATATGTCGCACGAGTTGCGCACGCCGCTGAACGCCATCATCGGGTTCACGGGCGCGCTGCTGATGAAGCTGCCCGGCCCGCTGACGGAAGAGCAGGAAAAGCAGCTCAACACGATCCGCGGCTCGGCCCGCCACCTGCTTTCGCTGATCAACGATATCCTCGACGTGGCCAAGATCGAGGCCGGCAAGGTCACGCTGTCGATCGAGCGCGTGCAATGCCAGGACGTGGTGCGCGAAGTGGCCGAGACGCTGCGGCCGCTGGCGTCCCAGAAAGGCCTGGCGCTGGAAGTGGTGCTGGACGAGCAACCGATCGCCCTCGATACGGACCGGCGCGCCCTGAAGCAGATCCTGATCAATCTTGCCAACAATGCCATCAAGTTCACGGAGAAGGGAACCGTGCGCGTGGAACTGGGGCGGCGCCCCCTCGACGATGGCACGTCGGCCACGGAATTCTCGGTGTCCGACACGGGCGCCGGTATCCGCGAGGAAGACCAGGCCAAGCTGTTCCAGGCATTCTCGCAACTGGACTCCACGTCGACCCGCCACGCCGAAGGCGCGGGGCTGGGCCTCTACCTGTGCCAGAACCTGGCCAACGTATTGGGTGGCTCGCTGTTCTTCACGAGCGAATTCGGCAAGGGCAGCAAGTTCACGTTACAGCTCAAGCGCACCAACCAGGCCGCGCTTGCCACGCCAAAGTAA
- a CDS encoding CerR family C-terminal domain-containing protein has translation MAEKQTRKTRSDGEQSRERLLQAAMRLFGAQGFNATSTREIALAAGANVAAIAYYFGDKAGLYRAALTDFMPPPEKNIAQFDQPGFTLRQVLNGYYTQMLAPMLEDDTAQLRLRMWLREVLEPTGIWQNEIDNGIRPEFEALAAVLARHLEVPVDDEVRRLVHAVAALGAHLMISLDIVAAVTPQLVTGPNALHDWIPRLVDYAEAIVVAEQEKRKKGAA, from the coding sequence ATGGCTGAAAAACAAACACGCAAGACCCGCTCCGATGGCGAACAATCGCGCGAGCGCCTGCTGCAGGCCGCCATGCGCCTGTTCGGGGCCCAGGGATTCAACGCCACGTCCACGCGCGAGATTGCGCTGGCGGCCGGCGCCAACGTGGCGGCGATCGCCTATTACTTCGGCGACAAGGCGGGGCTGTACCGCGCCGCGCTGACCGATTTCATGCCGCCGCCCGAAAAGAACATCGCCCAGTTCGACCAGCCCGGCTTCACGCTGCGCCAGGTACTGAATGGCTACTACACGCAGATGCTGGCGCCGATGCTGGAAGACGATACGGCCCAGCTGCGGCTGCGCATGTGGCTGCGCGAGGTGCTGGAACCCACCGGCATCTGGCAGAACGAGATCGACAACGGCATCCGCCCGGAATTCGAAGCCCTGGCCGCCGTGCTGGCGCGCCACCTCGAAGTGCCGGTGGACGACGAGGTGCGCCGCCTGGTGCACGCCGTCGCGGCGCTGGGCGCGCACCTGATGATCTCGCTGGATATCGTGGCCGCCGTCACGCCGCAACTGGTGACAGGGCCGAATGCGCTGCACGACTGGATTCCCCGGCTGGTCGACTATGCCGAAGCGATCGTGGTCGCCGAACAGGAAAAGAGAAAGAAAGGAGCAGCATGA
- a CDS encoding efflux transporter outer membrane subunit, giving the protein MNALKTPLALAAALVLGGCALSAPPARVDAQGPEAWHAPLPHGGTVAQLSLWWRSQGDPLLAELVEAAQAVSPTVAAARSRLAQAREARVAAGAALAPTVDGALTSTRSSQQSAALPVNTTSQGYFQAAWEIDIFGANRAVRDATQARYEGAQAGWHDARVTVAADTANTYYQYRACERLLDVTRQDAASRADTARLTELTARAGFAAPADLALARASAADGANREIAQRAQCEVDVKTLVALTAMAEPELRKRLADATAELSPAQGIALASLPAETLAQRPDVFNAEREVAAASFEVAGARAQRFPRLTIAGSIGRGQVHAAGESVTAGTWTIGPVQMTLPVFDAGRRRASVEAARERYEAAVTTYRGSVRQAVAEVEQALVNLQGTDLRAVQAQASLEGYRASFTAAEDLYRNGMGSLLQLEDARRTRLAAENAVIAVQRERSAAWIALYRAAGGGWNRDILNASANSSAISSASNQ; this is encoded by the coding sequence ATGAACGCATTGAAGACGCCCCTGGCGCTGGCCGCCGCGCTGGTGCTGGGCGGTTGCGCGCTGTCCGCCCCGCCGGCCAGGGTCGACGCCCAGGGCCCCGAGGCGTGGCATGCGCCGCTGCCGCACGGCGGCACCGTCGCGCAACTGTCGCTCTGGTGGCGCAGCCAGGGCGATCCGCTGCTGGCCGAGCTGGTGGAAGCGGCGCAGGCCGTGAGCCCCACCGTGGCGGCGGCGCGCAGCCGGCTCGCCCAGGCGCGCGAGGCGCGCGTGGCCGCCGGCGCGGCACTGGCGCCCACCGTCGACGGGGCGCTGACCTCGACCCGGTCCAGCCAGCAAAGCGCAGCGCTGCCGGTGAACACCACCTCGCAGGGCTATTTCCAGGCCGCGTGGGAAATCGACATCTTCGGCGCCAACCGCGCCGTGCGCGACGCGACGCAGGCCCGCTACGAAGGCGCGCAGGCCGGCTGGCACGACGCCCGCGTGACGGTGGCGGCGGACACCGCGAACACCTATTACCAGTACCGCGCCTGCGAACGGCTGCTGGACGTGACCCGGCAGGACGCCGCCTCGCGCGCCGACACGGCGCGGCTGACGGAACTGACGGCACGGGCGGGCTTCGCGGCGCCGGCCGACCTGGCCCTGGCGCGCGCCAGCGCGGCCGACGGCGCCAACCGCGAGATCGCCCAGCGCGCCCAGTGCGAGGTGGACGTGAAGACGCTGGTCGCCCTGACCGCGATGGCCGAACCCGAGCTGCGCAAGCGCCTGGCCGACGCCACGGCGGAACTGTCGCCGGCACAGGGCATCGCGCTAGCGTCGCTCCCGGCCGAGACGCTGGCCCAGCGGCCGGACGTGTTCAACGCCGAGCGCGAAGTGGCCGCCGCGAGCTTCGAGGTGGCCGGCGCGCGCGCCCAGCGCTTTCCGCGGCTGACCATCGCGGGTTCGATCGGCCGCGGCCAGGTCCACGCCGCCGGCGAGAGCGTGACCGCCGGCACGTGGACGATCGGCCCGGTGCAGATGACGCTGCCGGTATTCGATGCCGGCCGGCGCCGCGCCTCCGTCGAGGCGGCTCGCGAACGCTACGAGGCGGCCGTGACCACCTACCGGGGCAGCGTCCGCCAGGCCGTCGCCGAAGTGGAACAGGCGCTCGTCAACCTGCAGGGCACCGACCTGCGCGCCGTGCAGGCGCAGGCATCGCTGGAAGGCTACCGCGCTTCTTTCACCGCCGCCGAAGACCTGTACAGGAACGGCATGGGCAGCCTGCTGCAGCTGGAAGACGCGCGGCGCACGCGCCTGGCCGCCGAGAACGCGGTGATCGCCGTGCAGCGCGAACGCAGCGCCGCGTGGATCGCCCTGTACCGCGCCGCCGGCGGCGGCTGGAACCGCGACATCTTGAACGCATCGGCAAACTCATCTGCAATATCCTCCGCGAGCAACCAATGA